A window from Podospora bellae-mahoneyi strain CBS 112042 chromosome 1 map unlocalized CBS112042p_1.3, whole genome shotgun sequence encodes these proteins:
- a CDS encoding uncharacterized protein (EggNog:ENOG503P95R; COG:S), with product MSHSRRELRISRPTMSPPLAATASSSSPTPSPPSQSSSRKRPSPGTPDSDSSHSSKRRKRESMEDVKARYERFGVRPPPPLTNQYRFRLFVDRINRRQWEFLPNIANQKLSYNGESISLHDLVHIFKEEFGQGSTSKLHIAAIVGGDFHPNPPAGKLKLFRPDPVAARICVRNLTPERGRAGSMRSPERTEYARHMVVSFDKGKISSIYDMREEPPRISRRKLAAAKPRRVLPVPGLRPPPPPVSIDLKTFYEDYIDAINSGVEHMHQEVRPFCKTGGVTHNGVHLSVDKYINLMRDAMDHVPDLKFQVHTCAVDEGRQMIAARLEFVGTPVKSWMGASPTGDEVEWSEHVFYWLEHGKISDVISIVDWETYREGLGQ from the coding sequence ATGTCGCACAGCCGGCGAGAGTTGCGGATATCGCGGCCCACCATGTCGCCGCCCTTGGCTGCCACagcgtcatcatcatcaccaactccatcaccgccatcacaGTCGTCATCAAGAAAAAGACCATCGCCAGGGACGCCAGATTCAGACAGCTCACACAGCTCCAAAAGGCGCAAGCGGGAATCCATGGAGGACGTCAAGGCCCGATACGAGCGCTTCGGCGTGaggccacctccaccattAACAAATCAATATCGATTCCGCCTGTTTGTGGACCGTATCAACAGGCGCCAGTGGGAGTTTTTGCCCAACATCGCCAACCAGAAGCTCTCCTACAATGGAGAGTCAATTTCTCTGCACGACCTTGTTCACATTTTCAAAGAGGAGTTTGGCCAAGGCTCGACCAGCAAGCTGCACATCGCCGCCATAGTCGGCGGGGATTTTCACCCAAACCCGCCAGCtggcaagctcaagctgTTCAGACCTGATCCTGTCGCGGCCAGGATATGTGTCCGGAATCTGACTCCCGAGAGGGGCAGAGCGGGTAGCATGCGCTCCCCCGAAAGGACCGAGTATGCCAGACACATGGTGGTTAGCTTCGACAAGGGAAAGATCAGCAGTATCTACGATATGAGGGAAGAGCCACCAAGGATATCAAGACGCAagctggctgctgccaagCCCAGAAGAGTGTTACCAGTACCCGGGCTgcgaccaccacctccacctgtCTCGATCGACCTCAAGACGTTCTATGAGGATTACATCGACGCCATCAACTCCGGGGTCGAGCACATGCATCAGGAGGTCAGGCCGTTTTGCAAGACTGGGGGAGTGACGCACAATGGAGTGCACCTGTCGGTAGACAAGTACATCAATCTCATGCGAGACGCCATGGACCACGTCCCCGATCTCAAGTTCCAGGTGCACACTTGCGCCGTGGACGAAGGGAGGCAGATGATTGCAGCGAGGCTGGAGTTTGTCGGGACCCCGGTCAAGAGCTGGATGGGCGCATCGCCCACCGGTGACGAGGTCGAATGGTCAGAACATGTATTCTACTGGCTGGAACATGGGAAGATTTCAGATGTCATCAGCATCGTAGATTGGGAGACGTACCGGGAAGGGCTAGGGCAGTGA
- a CDS encoding uncharacterized protein (EggNog:ENOG503NZAF; COG:Q): MGYTQEPLPWTLSGRSVQRYGLDAPFRHREVIRTWIEDIFTRGGSDKHLSLHTTVERAEKVNGEWKVIVVSGSVSAHELVHEILPFAQKPLISSIRGDPIPSFGWTPFIHPHIVIKKQISSLCLTTGTVFFTDGSKVKDVDHIIFATGYTFSFPFLPVVQERVKKANRRLPGVYQHTFDILDPTLTFVGMLGGGFTFKVYEWQAVAVVRHLAGRAQPLPPFADQQRWEAKRAAAKKGGKDYYSIAPDYKDFFEFSEKNCGRSQGGNNRPSAARILR, translated from the exons ATGGGCTATACGCAAGAGCCGCTGCCTTGGACGCTCAGCGGTAGAAGTGTGCAGAGATACGGTTTGGACGCCCCCTTCCGGCATCGTGAGGTGATTCGAACGTGGATAGAAGATATCTTCACCCGGGGAGGGAGTGACAAGCACTTGAGCTTGCATACTacggtggagagggcggagaaggtCAACGGGGAGTGG AAAGTGATTGTTGTGAGTGGGTCAGTTTCCGCTCATGAACTCGTGCATGAAATCCTTCCTTTTGCCCAAAAGCCCCTCATTTCTTCCATCAGGGGAGATCCGATCCCATCGTTTGGCTGGACGCCATTCATACACCCTCACATTGTGATCAAGAAGCAGATATCAAGTCTGTGTCTGACGACAGGGACAGTCTTTTTCACGGACGGATCTAAAGTCAAGGATGTGGACCATATCATCTTTGCTACCGGCTACACGTTCAGCTTTCCGTTTCTACCAGTCGTTCAGGAGAGAGTGAAGAAAGCAAACAGGAGACTTCCGGGCGTTTATCAGCATACGTTTGATATTCTCGACCCAACACTCACATTTGTTGGCATG cttggaggagggtttACATTCAAGGTATATGAGTGGCAAGCCGTTGCCGTGGTTCGTCACTTGGCTGGTCGTGCTCAGCCGTTACCACCATTTGCTGACCAACAACGCTGGGAAGCAAAGAGAGCGGCTGCCAAGAAAGGGGGCAAAGACTATTACAGCATTGCTCCGGATTACAAAGACTTTTTCGAGTTTTCTGAGAAAAATTGCGGGCGATCCCAAGGAGGGAACAACAGGCCGAGTGCTGCCCGCATTTTGCGATGA
- a CDS encoding uncharacterized protein (EggNog:ENOG503PAQ9; COG:Q), with protein MCLRDIEPARRHHAGHINGEDLSILRLLISSLHLVLVCCVCKIMATVPQVRRVAVIGVDPASIIATDALAKEQAFDVVRVFDRRPIIGGTWVYTPHLPAAIPSLPLLLAER; from the exons ATGTGTTTGCGTGATATCGAGCCAGCAAGGCGCCATCATGCGGGGCATATAAACGGTGAGGACTTGAGCATTCTCAGGCTGTTAATCTCGAGTTTGCATCTCGTCTTAGTTTGTTGTGTTTGTAAAATCATGGCCACAGTCCCTCAAGTCCGCAGAGTAGCTGTGATTGGTGTTGACCCAGCTAGTATTATTGCTACAGATGCTCTTGCCAAAGAACAGGCTTTTGATGTGGTCAGAGTGTTTGATAGGAGACCCATAATTGGGGGTACATG GGTCTACACACCTCATCTCCCGGCCGCCATCCCCTCTCTtccgttgttgttggcggaAAGGTAG